Part of the Candidatus Dormiibacterota bacterium genome is shown below.
AGGTTGCGTCGACAGTGCCCGGTGTCGAGATCGACAAAATCTCCCCGCCCTGCCATCCGAACCCGCATGCCCAGGCCGACATCGCGTCGGTCGCCGGCCGGGGCGATATCAGGTCGCTGCCGCTGCCTCTCAAGCAGCGGATTCTCAGGCTCGCCGGCCGGCCCCACAGCACGCTGCCGATCCAGGCATTCGCGGAGGCGGACCAGCCGAGCCAGTTGTTCCAGTACTACCTCGTGGACACGCATCATTTCGAGCCGAACGTGTTCACGACCATTTTCCCCGGCGTGAACGACGCCGTCGAGCTCACCGTGACCGGCGCCGACTGCGGCCTGCCGACGGTCGGGGCGGTCCGCCTCGTGGTCGAGCCGAAGCCCGGCCTCCCGACGGACCCGAACGACGTCCGCGCCTTCATCGATGTGTTCACCGACATCCACCCCCTCTTCGTCATCAACAACGAGAGCGGCTGGTACGAGGGCTGGATGATCCACGATCTCCGGGTCGCGCCGGTCGCCGCACCGCGCCCGAACGGACACCCGCAGTTCGGGACGATCCTCCAGGTCGATGCCGACCGGTTGCGGGGGATGGGAACGGGCAACAACGTCTTCGGCCATCTCTTCACGACCGACGGCGGCGCGGTCCGGTTCCCGTCCGAGTCCGATCATTTCCCCGATGTCCACGGCAACCTCGTCCCGATCTACCTGAGCATGGGGGCCTACAACGCGCTGCAGCAGAGCGACGTGCACTCATACTGGGAGTTCAACTACACGACCAACTGGGTCTTCCCGCTCTACGAGCTCCCCTTCACGGGCGGCATCGCGGGCACGTTCGAGGCCGGACAGATCGGCGCCCTCAGCGATCTCGTCCCCGGCTCGGGGCCCTCGGGTTTCCAGAACGACCCGACGAGATACGGGGACAGTCCGTTCCTCCCCCGCGACCCGGACAAGTTCGACGGGGACGACGACGCGCAGCGCGAGTTCAGGAACCGCTTCATCCCGAGCGGCCTGGCGAACGAGATCTACCTCGATGTGTTCGAGCGCGTGGCGTCGTTCGAGCCGGGGCTGACTGCGCTGCCGCAACGAATCTTCGATGCCTACGCGCACGAGGTCGCCCGGGTCGATCAGGACAGGGACGGCGTCATCTCGGCGGTCGAGGGGGACGTGGACAGCGCCAGCGACGGGTTCGACGACAACGCGCGCCTGTTCCTCCCCGCGACCAGCTACGACCGGTTCGCGGTGACGCGCGAGATCAACGACGGCATGCTGGCGCCGCGCTTCGCCAACGCACAGCGCGCCTGGGTCCTGACGGGGTTCGCGACGTCGGTGTCCCCCGCGGTGCCGGCGTCGGAAGGGAGGGATTCAGACGACCGATAGAGGGACGCTGAAACACATCGATCTCATCTACAAGGGAGACATCAAGATGAAGCCCGTCATCATCGCACTCGCGCTGTTCATGTTCCTGTCGCCGGCGCTCACCATGGCCGCGCCGGTCGTGTTCGAATCCTCGGGGGCAACCCCGGCCGATATCCAGGCCTCGGTCGATGCCTTCCGTGCCTTCCTCGGGGCCCTCAACCCCAACGTGGCCGGCTCGTTCCCCAGTGGCCGCCGGGAGATCAACTGGGATGGCGTCCCGGACGCCTTCTCGGCCCCGAACAATCTCCCGCCGAACTTCTTCAACGCCAATTCCCCGCGTGGCGCGGTGTTCTTCACCCCGGGGTCGGGCTTCCAGGTGAGCGCGGACAGCGACAATCCGACGAACACGCCGGTCCGTTTCGGGAATCTCCACCCCGACTTTCCCAGGATCTTCAGTACCTTCAGCCCGCAGCGACTCTTCGCGGCTCTCGACAGCAACATCACCGAGACGGTCTTCTTCGTGCCCGGCAGCCGCACAGGCGCAACCGTCGGTGGATTCGGTTCGGTCTTCACCGGCGTCAATCAGACCGCCAGCACCAGGATCGAATATTTCGACGCCAGTGGTCGGCTGCTCTTCAGCCGTAATGTCCTGCCGGGGCCCGAGACTCCCGGCAACCTCTCGTTCCTGGGGGTGGGCTTCGATGCCGGCGAACGTGTCTACATGGTGCGGATCACCAGCGGGAATCGTGCCCCGGGGACACCGGGTCGAGACGTCGTCGTCATGGACGACTTCATCTACGGCGAGCCGCAGGTGTCGCCCTAGGCCGGTGCGCATGCAACGTCGAGCTTGATATGATCGTCCGGGTGTCCGCCGGCGGACAGTCGCTCCGCCGGCGGGCATGATCTCGGGTGCAACACTCTTCGCACCACGTTGGAAGGTGTCGCGCAAAAGGAGCGACCGATGGATATTCTTCTCGCAATTGGGAACACATCGATGGTCCGGCTTCGCAAGGTCGTACCGGCCGGATGCGCGGACATCTTCGTGAAGCTCGAGTGGGAGAACCCTTCCGGCAGCTTCAAGGACCGGATGGCGCTGGCGGTGATCTCGCGGGCCGAGGAGGATGGGCGGCTGAAGAGCGGTGACACCGTCCTCGAGTACACGGGCGGCAGCACAGGGACATCTTTGGCGTTGATCTGCGCCGCCAAAGGCTACCCTATCCGGATCGTCAGCTCCGACGCGTTCAGCCAGGAGAAGCTGGATCACATGGCGGCGCTGGGCGCGGAGCTGACCCTCGTCCCGAGCGAAGGGGGCCGGACCACCAAGAAGCTGATCCTCGACATGATCGAGGCGGCCCGCAAGTTGAGCCGGGAGCCGCACACCTACTGGACCGACCAGCTCAACAACAAGGACAGCCTCGCCGGCTACTACCCGCTGGGCGAGGAGATCTGGAGTCAAACCAAGGGAGAGATCGACGCCTTCGTTCACTGCGTGGGCACGGCGGCTTCATCGCGGGGAGTCGCGACGGTGCTGAAGCGACACAAGCCGGGCATCAAGATCGTCGTCGTCGAGCCGGCCGAGTCCTCGGTGCTGCTGGGAGGCCAGGCGGGGCCTCACAACATCGAAGGCGTCGGGATCGGCTTCAGCCCCCCGCTCTGGGACCCGACCCTCGTGGACGAGATCCTTCCGGTCAGGACGGACGACGCGAAGGAGATGGCGAGGCGCATCGCGCGCGAGGAGGCGCTGTTCGCGGGGACGTCCTCCGGTGCCAACGTCGTCGCCGCGATCCGGGTGGCTAAGCGGCTTGGGCTGGGTGCCAGGGTGGTCACGTTGATGGGCGACTCCGGCCTGAAGTACCTGAGCACTGACGTATACAGGAAGAGATAACATAGGGTCACGACGCCGATGCTGGAGCTCCGCCCGACCTGCGAGAACTGCAACAAGGCCTTGCCGCCTGACTCGATCGAGGCACGCATCTGCAGCTATGAATGCACCTTTTGCGCGCCTTGCGTCAACAACGTCCTGGGGAACATCTGCCCGAACTGCGGCGGCGGATTCGTCCCGAGGCCGATCAGGCCGGCGACGAACTGGAAAGGCGACAACTTCCTCGGCAAAGACCCGGCGAGCACCAAAGTCCGGCACCGACCGGTCGATCCCGCGGTACACGCGAAGTTCTCGGCGCCCATCCGGAGCATTCCGCCGGAGAAGAGGTAGTGCGTGCATGACGATGACACCGCTGTCGAGGGCCATTCTCGAGGGTGGATGCGCCGGCCTGGCGTACGGCGTGGTGTTGTCTCTGCTGAGTCTGGGAACGGCCGCTTCCGGTCATGGCTCTTTCATCCTGATCGTTCTTTCGTCGGCTCCGCTGGGCTCTTTCGGCCTGATCGGAGCATTCGTTGCCACTCCCG
Proteins encoded:
- a CDS encoding DUF1272 domain-containing protein, with amino-acid sequence MLELRPTCENCNKALPPDSIEARICSYECTFCAPCVNNVLGNICPNCGGGFVPRPIRPATNWKGDNFLGKDPASTKVRHRPVDPAVHAKFSAPIRSIPPEKR
- a CDS encoding cysteine synthase family protein; translated protein: MDILLAIGNTSMVRLRKVVPAGCADIFVKLEWENPSGSFKDRMALAVISRAEEDGRLKSGDTVLEYTGGSTGTSLALICAAKGYPIRIVSSDAFSQEKLDHMAALGAELTLVPSEGGRTTKKLILDMIEAARKLSREPHTYWTDQLNNKDSLAGYYPLGEEIWSQTKGEIDAFVHCVGTAASSRGVATVLKRHKPGIKIVVVEPAESSVLLGGQAGPHNIEGVGIGFSPPLWDPTLVDEILPVRTDDAKEMARRIAREEALFAGTSSGANVVAAIRVAKRLGLGARVVTLMGDSGLKYLSTDVYRKR